GCCTTGCCGAGCTTATCCGTGCGGGCTTTGATACCCTCGTTGAAGCCGGTTACGCCCCTGAAATCGCTTATTTCGAGTGCCAGCATGAATTGAGGCTCATCATAGAGCTGATCTATGAGGGCGGCCTTTCCACCATGAACTATGTTGTTTCCAACGCCTGCGAATGGGGGGAATATATGGTTGGTCCGCGCATTATTACTCCTGAAACAAAAAGGGAAATGAAGCGTGTCCTTGAAGAGATCCAGTGTGGCAAGTTCACCTCCGACTGGATGCAGGAGTGTAAGGCAGGTCAGGCCCGTTTCAAAGCAACGCGCCGCCTGAAAGACGAACACCAGATTGAGGCCGTGGGCGCGTCCCTGCGTGAAATGATGCCTTGGATTAAATCTTCCGCACTTGTTGACCGCACCAAAAACTAGTCAAAGGCGAACCTTTAAACTGACTGAAGCCCGTTAAACATGACGGGCTTTCGCTTTTTTTTCTAGTTTGCCCGCCCACAAATTATCCCCCTCCAGCATTCTTGATTTATCATTCTTTTCGTACCCATAAAAACGGGCAGCGGCGGACCGTCCGTCGTCAAGTTATGGGTCGGGATGGGGCTGTTTGGGGAGGTAACGCATCTTCAAAGCGCCCGGTGAAATATGTTCAGGCTTTGCTGTAGGGTCTGGCGGATGCAAGGAGCCCCCCCGGCTTTCGAGAGCAGCGGCAGGAAACTGCACTTTCGACTGCCGTTGGTTACCCCGATATTTCGCATAAAACAATCCCGGGCAAGGCGGAAAAGCCAGAGCCGAAGAAACATTTATATTATCAATGCGCAGGCAATGGCCTGCCCACCTTGCCACACTCGTTACTAACGAGCCCCACCGCGCCCACTGCATGGATCCCATGCGGTGCTAAATCCCGTTTCCTGATAATTTATTGCAACTTGATAACGGGTGCATACCAGTTATTAAGATTAGACTGGCACAGAGGATGTTGAAATGCTCTACACGCCTGAAACATCTTGCAAGCCATTCTCGTTTGGTATACATCCGCATACAACAAACTTATGCTGGCTCGTTTAATCCTTATTACGACCCAGCGTCCAAGCTACATCTAACACTAATTCGCCAGGATAATCATGAGCTTGTACACTGACTACTTAGAAGAAATTGAAAACCGCAAAGCCCAGGGTTTGAACCCCAAGCCGATTGAAGATGGCGCGCTGGTTGCCGAGCTTATTTCTCAAATTAAAGACGAGAAAAACGAACACAGAGCAGACTCGCTCCAGTTCTTCATTTACAACACGTTGCCGGGCACAACCAACGCTGCGGGTGTAAAAGCGAAGTTTCTTAAAGAAATCATTCTTGGCGAAGCAGCTGTTGAGGAAATTACTCCAGCCTTCGCGTTTGAACTGCTTTCTCACATGAAGGGTGGCCCTTCTGTTGAGGTCCTGCTTGATCTGGCTCTGGGTGATGATGCGTCCACAGCACAAAAAGCAGCTGACGTTCTCAAAACACAGGTCTTTTTGTACGAAGCGGACACAGACCGCCTTGCTGCTGCTTTAAAAGCCGGTAATGCTGTTGCAAAAGACATTCTGGAAAGCTACGCGAAGGCCGAGTTCTTCACCAAACTTCCAGATGTTGAAGAAGAGATCAAGGTTGTTACCTTCATCGCTGGTGAAGGCGATATTTCCACCGACCTACTTTCTCCGGGCAATCAGGCGCACTCCCGCTCAGACCGTGAACTGCATGGTAAATGCATGATCACCCCTGAAGCACAGGCGGAAATTCAGGAGCTGCAGAAAGCAAACCCTGATGCCCGCGTGATGCTGATTGCGGAAAAAGGCACCATGGGTGTTGGCTCCTCCCGTATGTCCGGCGTCAACAACGTTGCGCTGTGGGCGGGTAAGCAGGCAAGCCCGTATGTTCCTTTCGTGAACATCGCACCGGTTGTTGCAGGCACCAACGGCATTTCTCCAATCTTCCTGACCACTGTTGGCGTGACTGGCGGTATCGGTCTTGACCTGAAAAACTGGGTCAAGAAGCTGGATGCAGACGGCAAGGCAGTTCTGGATGAAAATGGTGATCCGGTTCTGGAGCAGGCTTACTCTGTTGAGACTGGTAAGGTGCTGACCATCAACACCAAAACCAAGAAGCTTTATGACGGTGATAAAGAGCTGGTCGACATTTCTTCCGCTTTCACACCTCAAAAAGTTGAGTTCATGAAAGCAGGCGGCTCCTACGCTGTTGTGTTCGGTAAAAAGCTGCAGACATTTGCTTCTGAAACACTGGGCATTGAGCTGAAATCCGCTTTCGCACCCTCCAAAGAAATCTCCGTTGAAGGTCAGGGCCTGACCGCCGTTGAGAAAATCTTCAACCGCAACGCCGTTGGCACCACACCGGGCGCAACTTTGCACGCCGGGTCCGACGTTCGCGTGAAGGTGAACATTGTTGGCTCACAAGACACCACTGGCCTGATGACATCTCAGGAGCTGGAGTCCATGGCGGCAACCGTCATCTCTCCAACTGTTGACGGTGCGTACCAGTCCGGTTGTCACACAGCTTCTGTTTGGGACCTGAAGGCGCAGGCCAACATTCCTAAACTCATGAAATTCATGAACAAGTTCGGCCTGATCACCGCACGCGATCCTAAAGGCGTCTATCACGCCATGACAGACGTGATCCATAAGGTGCTCAACGACATCACTGTTGACGACTGGGACATCACAATCGGCGGCGACAGCCACACCCGTATGTCCAAAGGCGTCGCATTCGGTGCAGATTCGGGTACTGTTGCACTTGCATTGGCAACCGGTGAAGCAACCATGCCGGTTCCAGAATCCGTGAAAGTGACCTTTAAGGGCACCATGAAGGATCACATGGACTTCCGCGATGTTGTGCATGCAACACAGGCGCAGATGCTCAAGCAGCATGGCGACAACGTGTTCCAGGGCCGCATCATCGAAGTGCACATCGGCACACTGCTGGCAGACCAAGCCTTCACATTCACCGACTGGACTGCAGAAATGAAGGCAAAAGCCTCCATCTGTATCTCCAACGATGAAACCTTGATTGGCTCTCTCGAGTTGGCCAAGAACCGCATCCAGATCATGATCGACAAGGGCATGGACAACGATGGCAAGGTTCTGGCAGGTTTGATCGCAAAAGCGGACAAGCGGATTAACGAGATCAAGTCTGGCGAGAAATCAGCGCTGACACCGGATGACAACGCCAAGTACTTCGCAGAGGTTGTTGTTGATCTGGACCAGATCAATGAGCCGATGATTGCTGATCCTGACGTGAACAACAACGATGTGTCCAAGCGCTATACCCACGACACAATCCGTCCTGTTTCCTACTACGGCGGCGACAAGAAGGTTGATCTGGGCTTCGTTGGTTCTTGTATGGTTCACAAAGGCGACATGAAAATCGTTGCCCAGATGCTCAAGAACCTTGAAAAAGACGGCGGCAAGGTTGAGTTCAATGCACCGCTTGTTGTTGCTGCGC
This genomic window from Pseudovibrio sp. M1P-2-3 contains:
- a CDS encoding bifunctional aconitate hydratase 2/2-methylisocitrate dehydratase gives rise to the protein MSLYTDYLEEIENRKAQGLNPKPIEDGALVAELISQIKDEKNEHRADSLQFFIYNTLPGTTNAAGVKAKFLKEIILGEAAVEEITPAFAFELLSHMKGGPSVEVLLDLALGDDASTAQKAADVLKTQVFLYEADTDRLAAALKAGNAVAKDILESYAKAEFFTKLPDVEEEIKVVTFIAGEGDISTDLLSPGNQAHSRSDRELHGKCMITPEAQAEIQELQKANPDARVMLIAEKGTMGVGSSRMSGVNNVALWAGKQASPYVPFVNIAPVVAGTNGISPIFLTTVGVTGGIGLDLKNWVKKLDADGKAVLDENGDPVLEQAYSVETGKVLTINTKTKKLYDGDKELVDISSAFTPQKVEFMKAGGSYAVVFGKKLQTFASETLGIELKSAFAPSKEISVEGQGLTAVEKIFNRNAVGTTPGATLHAGSDVRVKVNIVGSQDTTGLMTSQELESMAATVISPTVDGAYQSGCHTASVWDLKAQANIPKLMKFMNKFGLITARDPKGVYHAMTDVIHKVLNDITVDDWDITIGGDSHTRMSKGVAFGADSGTVALALATGEATMPVPESVKVTFKGTMKDHMDFRDVVHATQAQMLKQHGDNVFQGRIIEVHIGTLLADQAFTFTDWTAEMKAKASICISNDETLIGSLELAKNRIQIMIDKGMDNDGKVLAGLIAKADKRINEIKSGEKSALTPDDNAKYFAEVVVDLDQINEPMIADPDVNNNDVSKRYTHDTIRPVSYYGGDKKVDLGFVGSCMVHKGDMKIVAQMLKNLEKDGGKVEFNAPLVVAAPTYNIIDELKEEGDWEILQKYSGFEFDDALPKATARTEYENIMYLERPGCNLCMGNQEKAAKGDTVLATSTRLFKGRVVEDASDKKGESLLASTPVVVLSAILGRTPNMDEYKAAVEGINLTKFAPPLQKPLDTKSVHF